The proteins below come from a single Streptomyces sp. B3I8 genomic window:
- the secY gene encoding preprotein translocase subunit SecY, giving the protein MIVAFAHAFRTPDLRRKLLFTLGVVVVYRLGTHVPLPGVDYGAVQRCVDGASANQGLLGLVNLFSGGALLQITIFALGVLPYITAGIILQLLTVVVPRLETLKKEGRAGSARIIQYTRYLTVALAVLQGTGLVATARSGTLFSGCAVASDIVPDKAILTTVTMVVSMTAGTCVVMWLGELITERGIGNGMSILMFVSIAATTPSALWAIKKQGTLADGWIAFGGVLLVGLVLVGLVVFVEQAQRRIPVQYAKRVIGRRSYGGASTYLPLKLNQAGVVPVIFASSLLYLPALIAQFSHGDSGWKTWITQNLTKSDHPVYLVAYSVLIVLFAFFYVAITFDPDEIATTMKQHGGFVPGIRAGRPTAEYLRHTLNRITWPGALYLGLIALVPTLALATSGTSQNFPFGGTSLLIIVGVGLDTVRQIESRLRQRHYEGFLR; this is encoded by the coding sequence GTGATCGTCGCATTCGCCCACGCATTCAGGACGCCCGACCTGCGCAGGAAACTGCTCTTCACGCTCGGTGTCGTCGTGGTGTACCGGCTGGGCACCCACGTCCCGCTCCCGGGCGTCGACTACGGGGCCGTCCAGCGGTGTGTCGACGGAGCCTCCGCCAACCAGGGGCTGCTCGGGCTGGTCAACCTCTTCAGCGGCGGTGCGTTGCTTCAGATCACGATCTTCGCCCTGGGCGTCCTGCCCTACATCACCGCCGGCATCATCCTGCAACTGCTGACCGTCGTCGTCCCCCGTCTGGAGACGCTCAAGAAGGAGGGCCGGGCCGGGAGCGCGAGGATCATCCAGTACACCCGCTATCTGACCGTCGCGCTCGCCGTGCTCCAGGGCACCGGACTGGTGGCGACCGCCCGCAGCGGAACCCTCTTCTCCGGCTGCGCGGTCGCCTCCGACATCGTCCCGGACAAGGCGATCCTCACCACTGTCACGATGGTCGTCTCCATGACCGCCGGCACATGCGTGGTCATGTGGCTCGGTGAACTGATCACCGAGCGCGGCATCGGCAACGGCATGTCGATCCTCATGTTCGTCTCGATCGCCGCCACGACCCCCTCCGCACTGTGGGCCATCAAGAAGCAGGGCACCCTCGCCGACGGCTGGATCGCGTTCGGCGGTGTCCTCCTCGTCGGACTGGTCCTGGTGGGCCTCGTGGTCTTCGTGGAGCAGGCCCAACGCCGCATCCCGGTCCAGTACGCCAAGCGCGTGATCGGCCGCCGTTCCTACGGCGGTGCGTCCACTTACCTACCGCTGAAACTGAATCAGGCCGGTGTCGTCCCGGTCATCTTCGCCTCGTCACTTCTCTACCTCCCGGCCCTGATCGCCCAGTTCTCGCACGGCGACTCGGGGTGGAAGACCTGGATCACCCAGAACCTCACCAAGAGCGATCACCCCGTCTACCTCGTCGCCTACTCCGTACTCATCGTCCTCTTCGCGTTCTTCTACGTCGCGATCACCTTCGATCCGGACGAGATCGCGACCACCATGAAGCAGCACGGTGGCTTCGTCCCGGGCATCAGGGCCGGACGCCCGACCGCCGAGTACCTGCGCCACACGCTCAACCGGATCACCTGGCCGGGCGCGCTGTACCTGGGGCTGATCGCCCTCGTCCCCACCCTCGCGCTGGCCACGAGCGGAACGAGCCAGAACTTCCCGTTCGGCGGCACCAGCCTCCTGATCATCGTCGGCGTGGGCCTGGACACCGTGAGACAGATCGAGAGCCGGCTCCGGCAACGCCACTACGAGGGCTTCCTCCGCTGA
- a CDS encoding CocE/NonD family hydrolase: protein MTHTGLLAGPISGLRYETPTHRGLTGPRGEFRYEDGERVAFLVGAVPIGNALARPRLGLAQIVARVDGDLAKLRDPGLTNIARFVFTLGRTAVRDHGTHLAPEVHDIVGRRPVDFRHDADFQGTGVVDKLRAFTDDPVLVQLLRDLNEAGVFEGTEPRTWCSPASARNEVRRNAMGILRFRNVEIPLRDGGHVLADVFRPAGPGTHPVVVSSGPYGKAFNHHSIATAADLEAHEVMEDDYFSGNPGGQAFENHETVNTASWVPDGYVVVRADMPGAGNSPGRLAPWGITGAEALRDCIEWAGTQPWSNGNVGTWGMSYLAMNQHQAASLRPEHLKAMIAIGTDVDLYEEVAYNGGIFNEQFWSVWKAAGIEPAIVGEPGIADFVETLKNSPFRDTDPDAVFGPRADVFMSPDLSGVTVPLWAVAATTHSAHFHQLGGAGAYLATPTPHKKLDLWDDWFQKAYAEETTAAHKAFFDHWLKGVDNGIMDVPPVRLEIRTGNGAAVIRHENAWPVEHTDYRRWYFDTSTTPTPEPRQSRRFHLLATAPPATAGHASYSAQIALLPPATGAALRVDPASAPSDPRTTGISFLSAPLTADAVLAGYGRAGLVVSSTSHDMDLYLSVRVIDESGHEVDFTGLATSGFGDRPIPLMKGWLKASHRRIDEERTTTYTVKHTHREADYAPLAEGEEVEVEIELIPSTGLLRKGQRLRVDVQPYDGVAHGMHHAYDPAYHDGATNTVHTGPTRLGYLQLPLIDTGLGRPDEQAGREGAS, encoded by the coding sequence ATGACGCACACAGGCCTTCTGGCCGGCCCGATCAGCGGTCTCAGGTACGAGACCCCGACGCATCGGGGGCTCACGGGCCCGCGGGGCGAGTTCCGCTACGAGGACGGAGAGCGCGTCGCGTTCCTGGTGGGAGCGGTGCCCATCGGCAACGCCCTCGCGCGTCCGCGGCTCGGCCTCGCGCAGATCGTCGCCCGCGTCGACGGCGACCTCGCCAAACTGCGCGACCCGGGGCTGACGAACATCGCCCGCTTCGTGTTCACCCTCGGCCGCACGGCCGTCCGCGACCACGGCACGCACCTCGCGCCGGAGGTCCACGACATCGTCGGCCGCCGGCCGGTCGACTTCCGCCACGACGCCGATTTCCAGGGCACGGGGGTAGTCGACAAGCTCCGCGCGTTCACCGACGACCCGGTCCTCGTCCAGCTCCTGCGCGACCTGAACGAGGCCGGTGTCTTCGAGGGCACCGAGCCGCGGACGTGGTGCTCCCCGGCGAGCGCCCGCAACGAGGTCCGCCGCAACGCGATGGGCATCCTGCGCTTCCGCAACGTCGAGATCCCCCTGCGCGACGGCGGCCACGTCCTCGCGGACGTCTTCCGCCCCGCCGGACCTGGCACCCACCCGGTCGTCGTCAGCTCAGGGCCTTACGGCAAAGCCTTCAACCACCACTCCATCGCCACCGCGGCGGACCTCGAAGCGCACGAGGTGATGGAGGACGACTACTTCTCGGGCAACCCCGGCGGGCAGGCGTTCGAGAACCACGAGACCGTCAACACCGCCTCCTGGGTCCCCGACGGATACGTGGTCGTACGCGCCGACATGCCCGGCGCCGGCAACTCCCCCGGGCGGCTCGCCCCATGGGGCATCACCGGGGCCGAGGCCCTGCGCGACTGCATCGAATGGGCCGGCACCCAGCCGTGGTCCAACGGCAACGTCGGCACCTGGGGCATGTCCTACCTCGCGATGAACCAGCACCAGGCCGCCAGTCTGCGTCCCGAGCACCTCAAGGCGATGATCGCCATCGGCACGGACGTGGACCTCTACGAGGAGGTCGCCTACAACGGCGGCATCTTCAACGAACAGTTCTGGTCCGTCTGGAAGGCCGCCGGCATCGAGCCCGCGATCGTCGGGGAGCCCGGCATCGCCGACTTCGTCGAGACCCTGAAGAACAGCCCCTTCCGCGACACCGACCCCGACGCCGTCTTCGGGCCACGGGCGGACGTCTTCATGAGCCCCGACCTGTCCGGTGTCACCGTCCCGCTCTGGGCGGTCGCCGCGACGACCCACTCCGCACACTTCCACCAGCTCGGCGGCGCCGGCGCCTACCTGGCCACACCGACACCGCACAAGAAGCTCGACCTGTGGGACGACTGGTTCCAGAAGGCCTACGCCGAGGAGACCACCGCCGCTCACAAGGCCTTCTTCGACCACTGGCTCAAGGGTGTCGACAACGGGATCATGGACGTCCCGCCCGTACGCCTCGAGATACGGACCGGGAACGGCGCCGCCGTCATCCGCCACGAGAACGCGTGGCCCGTCGAGCACACCGACTACCGGCGCTGGTACTTCGACACCTCGACCACGCCGACACCGGAACCGCGGCAGAGCCGGCGCTTCCACCTGCTCGCGACGGCCCCGCCGGCCACGGCCGGCCACGCCTCCTACTCCGCCCAGATCGCCCTCCTTCCTCCCGCCACCGGAGCGGCCCTGCGCGTCGACCCCGCCTCCGCCCCGTCCGACCCGCGCACGACGGGCATCTCCTTCCTCAGCGCCCCGCTGACCGCCGACGCCGTCCTCGCCGGATACGGCAGGGCCGGACTGGTGGTCTCCTCCACCAGCCACGACATGGACCTCTACCTGTCGGTACGGGTCATCGACGAGAGCGGCCACGAAGTCGACTTCACCGGACTGGCCACCAGCGGCTTCGGCGACCGTCCCATCCCGCTGATGAAGGGCTGGCTGAAGGCGTCGCACCGCCGGATCGACGAAGAGCGCACCACCACCTACACCGTCAAACACACCCACCGCGAGGCCGACTACGCGCCGCTCGCCGAGGGCGAGGAGGTGGAGGTCGAGATCGAACTGATCCCCAGCACCGGACTGCTCAGGAAGGGCCAGCGCCTCCGCGTCGACGTCCAGCCCTACGACGGCGTCGCACACGGCATGCACCACGCCTACGACCCCGCCTACCACGACGGAGCCACCAACACCGTCCACACCGGACCGACGCGCCTCGGCTATCTGCAACTGCCCCTCATCGACACCGGCCTGGGCCGCCCGGACGAACAGGCGGGCCGGGAGGGGGCGAGTTGA
- a CDS encoding TetR family transcriptional regulator: MTEHPDEPKPPARRGRRPGRNTTRQAVLDAARRLFATNGFKDTTIRAVAAEAGVDAALVMQFFRSKDELFGAVMSLSPDALARIAGAFGGPAESVGERVVRAHLAVWEGDGPDAAALGAMLRGAITNTRANTQLREFIEARLSEDAAQFGSDGQDAAIRVALAASMLIGLTVGRQIVRVTVLAQEEREAIVRRLGPALQAVLLPAPHPVEPVDGKGHD, translated from the coding sequence ATGACCGAGCACCCCGACGAGCCGAAGCCGCCCGCGCGGCGCGGCCGCAGACCCGGACGGAACACGACCCGTCAGGCGGTGCTCGACGCGGCGCGCCGACTCTTCGCGACGAACGGCTTCAAGGACACGACGATCCGCGCCGTCGCCGCGGAGGCCGGCGTCGACGCCGCGCTCGTGATGCAGTTCTTCCGTTCCAAGGACGAACTCTTCGGCGCCGTGATGTCGCTGTCCCCGGACGCGCTCGCCCGTATCGCGGGCGCGTTCGGCGGCCCCGCCGAGTCGGTCGGTGAGCGGGTCGTCCGCGCGCATCTGGCCGTCTGGGAGGGCGATGGACCCGACGCGGCGGCGCTGGGCGCGATGCTGCGCGGAGCGATCACCAACACCCGGGCGAACACGCAGCTCAGGGAGTTCATCGAGGCCCGGCTGTCCGAGGACGCGGCGCAGTTCGGCTCGGACGGCCAGGACGCCGCGATCCGCGTCGCCCTCGCGGCCTCCATGCTGATCGGTCTCACCGTCGGACGGCAGATCGTGCGGGTCACGGTGCTCGCGCAGGAGGAGCGCGAGGCGATCGTCCGACGGCTCGGCCCGGCCCTGCAGGCCGTCCTCCTGCCCGCGCCGCACCCCGTGGAGCCGGTGGACGGGAAGGGCCACGACTGA